One window of the Granulicella arctica genome contains the following:
- a CDS encoding glycosyl hydrolase family 8, with protein MKIARSLLLFCCTATLFCALALGAPQANDGTGAYASGHYRDLFAEQLGHSPQESRAKIDAAFQQLFHGDKDHQALYYETGSNANGPLAYITDVANKDARTEGMSYGMMIAVQMNQKHEFDAIWNWANTYMLITDPTNPSVGYFAWSMHTDGTPRSDSPAPDGEEYFVMSLYFAANRWGNGTGIYNYKAQADRILSLMRHHPVQSGTPPFRLKPDRSPFVPPTRPGRPANTSAHTVGPMVNEEAKMILFVPGGDRNNFSDPSYHLPAFYELWSRWGPVEDRPFWAAAATTSRVYFQKATNPTTGLAPDYANFDGTPRPSFNPNSANFSYDSWRTASNWSVDYSWWHKEAQEPILSDRIQKFLLSQGVDNFVDQYTLDGKPLSQRHSTGMLATTATASLAATPGNTSKTFLAALWKTPIPAGEQRYYDGMLYMMSMLHCSGNFRIWGPR; from the coding sequence ATGAAGATCGCCCGATCGCTCCTGCTCTTCTGCTGCACCGCCACGCTGTTCTGCGCGCTTGCCTTGGGCGCTCCGCAGGCGAACGATGGAACTGGAGCTTACGCCAGCGGCCATTATCGTGACCTCTTCGCCGAGCAGCTAGGCCATAGCCCGCAAGAGAGTCGCGCGAAGATCGATGCCGCCTTCCAGCAACTCTTCCATGGCGATAAAGATCATCAGGCTCTCTACTATGAGACCGGCAGCAACGCGAATGGACCGCTTGCCTACATCACCGATGTCGCGAATAAGGATGCGCGCACTGAGGGCATGTCCTATGGCATGATGATCGCCGTGCAGATGAACCAGAAACACGAGTTCGATGCGATCTGGAACTGGGCCAACACGTACATGCTCATCACCGATCCGACGAATCCGTCCGTCGGCTACTTCGCCTGGTCGATGCATACGGACGGCACGCCGCGCTCCGACTCGCCAGCACCCGATGGTGAGGAGTACTTCGTCATGAGCCTCTACTTTGCGGCGAACCGTTGGGGCAATGGCACAGGGATCTACAACTACAAAGCGCAGGCCGATCGAATTCTCTCGCTCATGCGTCATCACCCGGTCCAGAGCGGTACGCCGCCGTTCCGTCTCAAGCCTGACCGGTCGCCGTTCGTGCCGCCCACACGGCCGGGCCGGCCTGCAAACACAAGTGCCCACACGGTTGGTCCCATGGTGAACGAAGAGGCAAAGATGATCCTCTTTGTGCCAGGTGGCGATCGCAACAACTTCAGCGATCCCTCCTACCATCTGCCCGCGTTCTACGAGCTATGGTCGCGTTGGGGACCAGTTGAGGATCGTCCTTTCTGGGCTGCCGCCGCAACCACCAGCCGTGTCTACTTTCAGAAAGCGACGAACCCAACTACCGGCCTTGCACCGGACTATGCAAATTTTGATGGCACTCCACGACCTTCGTTTAACCCCAACTCAGCAAACTTTTCCTATGACTCCTGGCGCACCGCAAGCAACTGGTCTGTCGATTATTCATGGTGGCACAAAGAGGCTCAGGAACCCATCCTGAGCGATCGCATTCAGAAGTTTCTACTGAGCCAGGGAGTAGACAACTTTGTCGATCAGTATACCCTCGACGGCAAACCGTTATCGCAGCGCCACTCAACAGGAATGCTCGCGACAACTGCCACGGCATCGCTCGCTGCCACGCCGGGTAACACTTCGAAGACCTTCCTCGCCGCGCTATGGAAGACCCCCATCCCCGCGGGGGAGCAACGCTACTACGACGGCATGCTCTACATGATGAGCATGCTTCATTGCAGCGGCAACTTCCGTATCTGGGGTCCAAGATGA
- the manD gene encoding D-mannonate dehydratase ManD, translated as MKITAARLIVCSPDRNFVTLRIDTDEGIYGLGDATLNGRELAVAAYLEEHVLPCLIGRDPFQTEDIWQYLYRGAYWRRGPVTMTSIAAVDVALWDIKGKALNTPLYNLLGGRSREGVLVYTHANGRDIPEALDSVRKYMDEGYLAVRAQAGVPGVASSYGVPKAGKPYEPAERGLPSESLWSTEKYLNFAPSLFEKLRVELGSDVHLLHDVHHRLTPIEAARLGKSLEPFHLFWMEDPCPAELQESFELIRRHTTTPIATGEVFNSLWDAHDLMRHHLIDYIRMTIVHGGGITHAKKTADFAALYQVRTGYHGATDLSPITMAAALHLGLAVHNFGIQEHMHHSPLTDGVFTHQYTFDAGYMHPGNAPGLGVEIDEALAAKYPYQRAYLPVARKLDGTLTDW; from the coding sequence ATGAAGATCACTGCCGCTCGCCTGATCGTCTGCTCCCCGGATCGCAACTTTGTCACGCTTCGCATCGACACGGATGAGGGGATCTACGGCCTTGGCGATGCCACCTTGAATGGCAGGGAGTTAGCCGTTGCCGCCTATCTCGAAGAGCACGTGCTGCCTTGCCTCATTGGTCGTGATCCGTTCCAGACCGAGGACATCTGGCAGTACCTCTATCGAGGCGCATACTGGCGTCGCGGACCTGTCACTATGACGTCGATTGCGGCTGTCGATGTGGCGCTCTGGGATATCAAGGGTAAGGCGCTCAACACGCCCCTCTACAACCTGCTCGGTGGCAGGAGTCGCGAGGGTGTGCTCGTTTACACCCACGCCAACGGACGGGATATTCCCGAGGCCCTCGACTCCGTACGCAAGTATATGGATGAGGGTTATCTTGCCGTTCGCGCACAGGCTGGAGTCCCCGGTGTAGCGTCGAGCTACGGTGTTCCCAAAGCAGGGAAGCCCTATGAGCCAGCCGAGCGCGGCCTGCCTTCCGAAAGCCTCTGGTCCACAGAGAAGTACCTTAACTTTGCGCCGTCGCTCTTCGAGAAATTGCGCGTTGAACTCGGCTCTGATGTCCATCTGCTTCACGACGTGCATCATCGCCTTACGCCAATTGAAGCCGCGCGTCTCGGCAAATCGCTCGAGCCATTCCATCTCTTCTGGATGGAAGACCCTTGCCCAGCAGAGTTGCAGGAGAGCTTCGAACTCATCCGCCGACACACGACGACGCCGATCGCAACGGGCGAGGTCTTCAACTCTTTGTGGGACGCGCACGATCTTATGCGCCATCACCTCATCGACTACATCCGGATGACGATCGTACATGGTGGTGGCATCACCCACGCCAAGAAGACGGCAGACTTCGCCGCGCTCTACCAGGTGCGTACGGGCTATCATGGCGCAACCGATCTCTCGCCGATTACGATGGCCGCTGCCTTACACCTCGGCCTGGCCGTTCATAACTTCGGCATCCAGGAACACATGCACCACAGCCCGCTAACCGATGGGGTATTCACGCATCAGTACACCTTCGACGCCGGCTACATGCACCCCGGCAACGCACCCGGTCTTGGAGTCGAGATCGATGAAGCCTTAGCCGCAAAGTATCCATACCAGCGCGCGTATTTACCAGTAGCTCGTAAGCTCGACGGAACCCTCACGGACTGGTAG
- a CDS encoding alpha-glucuronidase family glycosyl hydrolase, giving the protein MRRLLLLLAIPTFAHAETGAAGWLRYARVSDSTAQKLPQQIVQTSQNSISRNAGAELTRGLAGELDLHARSVSVLGAGDAFILATPSELEALFPGRKAAALAPEGFRISREKQQNRTLWILEGGTPAAELYAVFHVLEQIAEQHPLAPVAEVPSSPIRWVNQWDNLNGTIERGYAGRSIFFDNGHVRPDLTRVAEYGRLLSSVGLNGATVNNVNSDMRTLEPEMIQEFARIADQLRPWGVRMSLSVDLSSPQVVGHLATFDPLDPTVAAWWQAKVDEIYKAIPDFAGFVIKADSEGRVGPSKYGRTPAQAANTVARALKPHGGVVLYRGFVYNNHLDWNDLKADRARAGYDNFHALDGTFKPNVVIQVKHGPIDFQVREPVSPLFAALQHTSQAIELQVTQEYTGQQRHMVFLVPMWKTALDTDLRAQNRSTPVKEIVEGKSFRQPLGGFVGVANVGLDTNWMHHPMAMANLYGFGKLAWNPDLTTDQIIDSWTRLTFGNDPRVVSTIDDLQRNSWHAYEQYTGPLGIGTLTNILGIHFGPGIESAERNGWGQWFREDSKGIGMDRTVATGTGYIGQYPPELATVYESLATCPDNLLLFMHHVSYDHVLHDGKTLVQYVYDEHYAGAATAATYPARWEKLHGLVDEDRYAETLKLFEFQAGHAIVWRDAVNQWFERISGIPDKLGRVGHYPGRIEAESMQADGYTPMDITPWETASGGKAVACDRTAACTLTTKLNEMAGKYTIAVQYFDIRTGDARYELMLNDKSIANWTADATLPPAVVDKRLNGSTSTRFTIPNISLKPGDTLMLRGTPDQGEPAPVDYIEITK; this is encoded by the coding sequence GTGCGGCGGCTCCTTCTCCTACTCGCGATCCCGACCTTCGCTCACGCAGAAACAGGCGCTGCCGGCTGGCTGCGCTACGCACGGGTAAGTGACTCGACTGCGCAGAAGCTGCCACAGCAGATCGTGCAGACCAGTCAGAATTCTATTTCCAGAAATGCTGGAGCGGAGTTGACCAGAGGGCTTGCTGGAGAGCTTGACCTTCACGCACGTTCAGTCAGTGTGCTTGGTGCGGGGGATGCTTTCATCCTCGCCACACCCTCAGAGTTAGAGGCACTCTTCCCCGGACGGAAAGCTGCGGCACTGGCGCCTGAAGGCTTTCGCATCTCGCGCGAAAAGCAGCAGAACCGTACGCTTTGGATCCTCGAAGGGGGCACACCCGCTGCTGAACTCTATGCGGTCTTTCATGTGCTTGAGCAGATCGCCGAGCAGCACCCACTCGCGCCAGTTGCAGAAGTTCCCTCGTCGCCTATCCGCTGGGTCAACCAGTGGGACAATCTGAACGGCACGATCGAGCGTGGCTACGCGGGGCGCAGCATCTTCTTCGACAACGGTCACGTGCGGCCCGACCTTACACGCGTAGCCGAGTATGGCCGCCTGCTCTCTTCCGTCGGCCTGAACGGCGCGACCGTCAACAACGTGAACTCCGACATGCGCACGCTCGAGCCGGAGATGATTCAGGAGTTCGCGCGCATCGCCGATCAACTCCGACCGTGGGGTGTCCGCATGTCGCTCTCGGTCGATCTTTCAAGCCCGCAGGTCGTCGGGCATCTGGCAACCTTCGATCCGCTTGACCCGACAGTAGCCGCCTGGTGGCAGGCTAAGGTGGATGAGATCTATAAGGCGATCCCAGACTTCGCAGGCTTCGTCATCAAGGCAGACTCCGAGGGTCGCGTCGGCCCATCGAAGTATGGCCGCACGCCGGCGCAGGCTGCGAACACCGTAGCCCGCGCCTTGAAACCACATGGTGGTGTCGTTCTCTATCGCGGATTCGTTTACAACAATCATCTCGACTGGAACGATCTGAAGGCAGATCGCGCCCGGGCTGGATACGATAACTTTCACGCACTCGATGGGACCTTTAAACCGAATGTAGTGATTCAGGTTAAGCATGGACCCATCGACTTCCAGGTGCGCGAGCCGGTCTCGCCCCTATTCGCTGCGCTGCAGCACACAAGTCAGGCAATTGAACTGCAGGTCACGCAGGAGTACACCGGCCAGCAGCGCCACATGGTCTTCCTCGTGCCAATGTGGAAGACGGCGCTCGACACCGACCTGCGTGCGCAGAATCGCAGTACGCCCGTGAAGGAGATCGTCGAAGGCAAGAGCTTTCGCCAGCCACTGGGAGGATTTGTAGGTGTCGCCAACGTTGGGCTCGACACAAACTGGATGCACCATCCGATGGCTATGGCCAATCTCTATGGCTTCGGCAAACTGGCCTGGAATCCTGATCTCACGACCGACCAGATCATCGACTCGTGGACGCGCCTGACCTTCGGCAATGATCCCAGGGTTGTCTCGACGATAGATGATCTCCAACGTAACTCGTGGCATGCTTACGAGCAGTACACCGGACCGCTCGGCATCGGGACGCTGACCAACATTCTCGGTATCCACTTCGGACCAGGCATTGAATCAGCCGAACGCAATGGCTGGGGCCAGTGGTTTCGCGAGGACAGCAAAGGCATCGGCATGGATCGCACCGTGGCCACCGGCACCGGCTACATCGGCCAGTATCCGCCGGAACTTGCAACGGTCTATGAGTCGCTTGCTACCTGTCCGGATAACCTGCTGCTCTTTATGCACCACGTTTCGTACGACCATGTCCTGCACGACGGGAAGACCCTGGTGCAGTATGTTTACGACGAGCACTACGCCGGTGCAGCGACGGCTGCCACCTACCCGGCACGCTGGGAAAAGCTTCATGGTCTCGTCGATGAAGATCGATATGCCGAGACGTTGAAGCTCTTCGAATTCCAAGCTGGCCATGCGATTGTGTGGCGCGATGCGGTCAATCAATGGTTCGAACGAATCTCCGGTATCCCTGATAAGCTCGGGCGCGTCGGTCACTACCCCGGCCGCATCGAAGCAGAGTCAATGCAAGCGGATGGTTACACGCCGATGGACATTACACCGTGGGAGACCGCATCCGGAGGGAAGGCTGTTGCCTGTGATCGCACGGCGGCCTGCACACTCACGACGAAGCTCAACGAGATGGCAGGGAAGTACACCATCGCTGTGCAGTACTTCGACATACGCACTGGCGACGCCAGGTACGAACTCATGCTCAATGACAAATCCATCGCCAACTGGACAGCAGATGCCACGCTGCCCCCGGCGGTTGTCGACAAGCGCCTCAACGGCAGCACAAGCACTCGCTTCACCATTCCTAACATCAGCCTCAAGCCGGGCGACACGCTCATGCTGCGGGGCACTCCCGACCAAGGCGAACCAGCGCCAGTCGACTACATCGAGATTACGAAATGA
- a CDS encoding glycoside hydrolase family 3 C-terminal domain-containing protein, translating to MVCLRIIRTAARASIVALSLSPAVLCAQTSQLYLDPSQPIDKRVDDLVSRMTLDEKITQTINTSPAIPRLGIPAYDWWNEGLHGVARSGYATMFPQAIGMAATWDTALFGQIGDTISTEARAKYNEAVRHDIHAIYYGLTFWSPNINIFRDPRWGRGQETYGEDPFLTSRLGVSFVRGLQGTNPDYFKVIATPKHFAVHSGPESDRHRFNVEPTPHDLWDTYLPAFRATIVEGRADSIMCAYNRIDGSPACADHELLGQILRQDWGFKGYVTSDCGAIDDFYQPTAHRTSPDKETAAAEGIKAGTDTSCGDTYLALGDSIKRGLVTEAQIDVSLKRLFKARFQLGIFDPPSKVPYNDIAFSEVGSPAHRALALEVARKSMVLLKNDENFLPLKGVHTIAVIGPNATSLAAIEGNYNAVPLHPVLPLDGIAAEFPQAKVLYAQGSPYAETAPTTIPRTQFRAAVGSAIEGLKAEYFNNDALSGQPVITRIDKQLEFDWNVTSPDPVKLDAKAFSARWSGTLQAPAPGDYEISGIVAHCYRCAQPEQYTIRLDGKELIPESADKAQHGAALKAVKVHFDDTRPHPFEVTYLHHAMLEGTGFSLQWVAPVEPMRAQAMEAVRKADVVIAFVGLSPNLEGEEMPIHISGFAGGDRTDITLPAAQQQLLEAAKATGKPLVVVLMNGSALAVDWAQQNANAILEAWYPGEAGGQAIAETLSGKNNPAGRLPITFYESIDQLPPFSDYAMANRTYRYFKGKPLYGFGYGLSYTSFLYGHLKLSTNHLHAGGTLIVDADIKNIGARDGDEVAELYLTPPHTDVSPQYALDGFTRVHIGVGQTQHVHFELDSRTLSQVDVKGTRAVSPGSYKITVGGGQPMESKGESVDFTIEGTRELPH from the coding sequence TTGGTCTGCTTGCGCATCATCCGTACTGCCGCACGAGCTTCTATCGTTGCGCTATCTCTCTCCCCTGCAGTGCTATGTGCACAGACGAGCCAGCTGTACCTTGACCCCTCACAACCGATTGACAAGCGTGTTGACGATCTCGTCTCGCGTATGACGCTGGACGAGAAGATCACGCAGACGATCAACACGTCTCCCGCGATTCCACGCCTCGGCATTCCTGCCTACGACTGGTGGAACGAAGGCTTGCACGGTGTAGCTCGATCCGGCTATGCGACGATGTTTCCGCAGGCCATCGGCATGGCTGCCACTTGGGACACGGCCCTGTTCGGGCAGATTGGCGATACCATCTCGACCGAGGCTCGCGCCAAGTACAACGAGGCAGTCCGTCACGACATCCACGCTATCTACTACGGTCTGACATTCTGGTCGCCAAACATCAACATCTTCCGCGACCCACGCTGGGGACGCGGTCAGGAGACCTATGGGGAAGACCCATTCCTGACGAGCCGCCTCGGCGTTTCATTTGTACGAGGATTGCAAGGAACTAATCCCGACTACTTCAAGGTGATTGCGACGCCGAAGCATTTCGCCGTCCACAGCGGACCTGAATCTGACCGGCACCGATTCAATGTTGAGCCGACGCCACATGACCTTTGGGACACCTACCTGCCTGCATTTCGAGCGACGATTGTTGAGGGTAGGGCTGATTCCATCATGTGTGCCTACAACCGAATTGACGGTTCACCTGCCTGCGCCGATCACGAATTGCTTGGCCAGATTCTGCGACAGGACTGGGGCTTCAAGGGTTATGTGACCTCGGACTGCGGGGCCATCGATGACTTCTACCAGCCAACGGCTCATCGCACGTCACCAGACAAAGAGACAGCAGCAGCGGAAGGCATCAAGGCAGGAACAGATACCAGTTGTGGGGATACTTATCTCGCGTTGGGCGACTCCATCAAACGCGGCCTGGTCACTGAAGCGCAGATCGATGTATCTCTCAAGCGCCTCTTCAAAGCGCGCTTCCAGCTAGGCATCTTCGATCCGCCGAGCAAGGTGCCCTATAACGACATTGCGTTTTCTGAGGTGGGCTCACCAGCCCATCGCGCGCTTGCACTCGAGGTTGCCAGGAAGTCGATGGTGCTGTTGAAGAACGATGAGAATTTCCTCCCGCTCAAAGGTGTGCACACGATCGCCGTCATCGGACCGAATGCGACGTCACTAGCGGCTATTGAAGGGAACTATAACGCCGTCCCGCTCCATCCCGTTCTGCCGCTCGATGGCATCGCCGCAGAGTTTCCACAGGCAAAGGTACTTTACGCGCAGGGCTCACCTTACGCTGAAACCGCTCCCACGACGATCCCACGCACGCAGTTCCGCGCTGCCGTTGGCTCTGCGATTGAGGGCCTCAAGGCTGAGTACTTCAACAACGATGCCTTGAGCGGGCAGCCCGTGATCACCCGCATCGATAAGCAACTAGAGTTCGATTGGAACGTGACTTCCCCTGATCCCGTGAAGCTCGATGCCAAGGCATTCTCCGCACGCTGGAGTGGCACCCTTCAGGCGCCTGCCCCTGGAGATTACGAGATCAGCGGCATCGTAGCGCACTGCTACCGTTGCGCTCAGCCGGAGCAGTACACCATTCGTCTCGATGGCAAGGAGCTTATACCCGAAAGCGCAGACAAGGCACAGCATGGAGCGGCTCTCAAGGCTGTCAAAGTCCACTTCGATGACACACGCCCGCATCCGTTCGAGGTGACCTATCTGCATCATGCGATGTTGGAGGGTACAGGCTTCTCGTTGCAGTGGGTCGCGCCCGTGGAACCAATGCGCGCTCAGGCAATGGAGGCCGTGCGCAAGGCTGATGTAGTGATCGCGTTTGTCGGCCTGTCGCCGAATCTCGAAGGCGAGGAGATGCCCATCCATATCTCTGGATTTGCCGGTGGCGATCGTACCGACATCACGCTGCCCGCTGCACAGCAACAACTTCTGGAGGCAGCAAAGGCGACTGGCAAGCCACTGGTCGTCGTGCTGATGAATGGCTCCGCACTCGCAGTCGACTGGGCGCAGCAAAACGCTAATGCAATTCTTGAGGCATGGTATCCCGGCGAAGCTGGTGGCCAGGCGATTGCCGAGACGCTGAGCGGCAAGAACAACCCGGCAGGACGTCTGCCGATCACCTTCTATGAGTCGATCGATCAACTGCCGCCGTTCAGTGACTATGCCATGGCGAATCGCACCTACCGCTACTTCAAGGGCAAACCGCTCTATGGCTTCGGTTACGGTCTCAGCTATACGAGCTTTCTCTACGGCCATCTCAAGTTGTCGACCAACCATCTTCATGCCGGAGGCACATTGATCGTCGACGCGGACATCAAGAATATCGGTGCACGCGATGGAGACGAGGTGGCGGAACTTTACCTCACGCCTCCACACACCGACGTGTCTCCGCAGTATGCGCTCGACGGCTTCACGCGCGTTCACATTGGGGTAGGGCAGACGCAGCACGTCCACTTCGAACTTGATTCGCGAACGCTCTCGCAGGTCGATGTGAAAGGAACGCGGGCCGTCTCGCCCGGCAGCTACAAGATCACGGTAGGTGGTGGTCAGCCGATGGAATCAAAGGGCGAGAGCGTCGACTTCACCATTGAAGGAACGCGGGAGCTGCCACATTGA
- a CDS encoding ROK family protein, with the protein MKHSANTAGRGVRRIDLAYVELASSENAREVNRDIVLELIRSKQPVARADLSRLSGLQPSTISAIVEQLLAEKWIVEGAVVRRPRGRRPTLLSLNDELVIIVADLRPLQAFLAIVDLNGRFLAQETVPIVSDPERSIARMIDAMQAMRERHANKTFEGVGISLPGRVHPETQRLILAPNLKWSDYDLKSAIQKKLDLQVEMDNAANACLLSELWFGRMDGVRNAVLISLSEGLGTAILANGQIVSGLNGLAGEFGHVPVDPSGPVCGCGQRGCWETFASSNAALRFYAELVPKSNIRTIQELLQLTEEDDATAIEAVSRQARHLGRGLRLITAALSPELILITGALTTCWSRFGEIVQKELTAGMLAGSAPRLEITKEGDLSRLRGAAAVVLQRHSGYHRSTHLSGISKTNPDRTAKP; encoded by the coding sequence ATGAAGCATTCCGCAAATACAGCCGGTCGCGGTGTTCGGCGTATCGATCTCGCCTATGTCGAGCTTGCTTCGAGTGAAAATGCGCGCGAGGTCAACCGAGACATCGTGCTTGAACTCATTCGCTCGAAGCAGCCTGTCGCTCGGGCCGATCTGTCCCGCCTTTCGGGCCTGCAGCCCAGCACGATCTCAGCGATTGTCGAGCAGTTGCTCGCCGAAAAATGGATTGTGGAAGGAGCTGTCGTTCGTCGTCCGCGAGGCCGCCGTCCGACACTACTCTCATTGAACGACGAACTGGTGATCATTGTTGCGGACCTGCGACCGCTGCAAGCCTTTCTCGCGATCGTCGACCTGAATGGAAGATTCCTCGCGCAGGAAACCGTGCCGATCGTCTCCGATCCAGAGCGTTCCATTGCTCGGATGATTGACGCGATGCAGGCCATGCGCGAACGGCATGCAAACAAGACCTTTGAAGGCGTCGGCATCAGTCTCCCTGGCCGCGTGCATCCTGAAACACAGCGCCTCATTCTTGCACCAAATCTTAAATGGTCTGACTACGACTTAAAGTCGGCGATCCAGAAGAAGCTGGACCTCCAGGTCGAGATGGACAACGCTGCCAATGCCTGCCTGCTCTCAGAGCTTTGGTTTGGCCGCATGGACGGTGTACGCAATGCCGTGCTGATCAGCCTGTCGGAGGGTCTCGGCACGGCGATACTTGCGAATGGTCAGATTGTCTCTGGCTTGAACGGGCTTGCAGGAGAGTTCGGTCACGTTCCGGTTGACCCATCAGGACCGGTCTGTGGTTGTGGGCAGCGTGGATGTTGGGAGACCTTTGCGTCTTCGAACGCAGCGCTCCGCTTCTATGCCGAACTGGTGCCGAAGTCGAACATTCGCACGATCCAGGAACTGCTACAGCTTACCGAAGAAGATGATGCCACGGCGATCGAAGCTGTGAGCCGTCAGGCGCGACATCTTGGTCGAGGACTGCGCCTCATCACCGCCGCACTCTCGCCTGAGTTGATCCTGATCACCGGTGCACTCACGACCTGCTGGAGCCGCTTCGGCGAAATCGTGCAGAAGGAGCTTACTGCCGGGATGCTTGCGGGAAGCGCTCCCAGGCTGGAGATTACCAAGGAAGGCGACCTTTCACGCCTGCGTGGCGCCGCTGCTGTCGTACTGCAGCGCCACTCGGGATATCACCGTTCCACCCATCTGTCGGGCATCAGCAAGACAAACCCAGACAGAACAGCTAAACCTTGA
- a CDS encoding SDR family NAD(P)-dependent oxidoreductase encodes MFNLAGKVAVVVGGTSGLGKAIAIGLAKAGADVIASSRSQAHVEETAQSIEAAGVRTLRLVSDVSDRSSLETLHDSIVATFGTVHILVNAAGITRRVPTLECSEEIWRDIMNVNLNGTFRACQIFGKTMLAQGYGRIINIASLSTFIAFHEVAAYGASKAAVGALTKSLAVEWGDRGVCVNAIAPGIFPTELNRALLDSPRGHELLTRTPMKRFGDVEDVVGGAIYLASAESSFTNGSILTIDGGYMASGVNQ; translated from the coding sequence ATGTTTAATCTTGCGGGCAAGGTAGCCGTCGTTGTGGGCGGAACATCCGGGCTCGGAAAGGCGATCGCTATTGGCCTGGCCAAGGCAGGCGCAGACGTGATCGCATCCTCGCGTTCGCAGGCCCATGTTGAAGAGACCGCGCAGTCGATTGAAGCTGCAGGAGTGCGAACACTCCGCTTGGTGTCGGACGTGAGCGATCGGAGCTCTCTCGAAACGTTGCACGACTCGATTGTTGCTACCTTCGGTACGGTGCATATCCTCGTCAATGCCGCCGGAATCACAAGGCGCGTACCGACTCTCGAGTGTTCGGAGGAGATATGGCGTGACATAATGAACGTCAATCTCAACGGTACTTTCCGAGCGTGCCAGATCTTCGGGAAGACGATGCTTGCGCAAGGATACGGTCGAATTATCAATATCGCCTCGCTTTCCACGTTCATTGCGTTTCACGAAGTCGCTGCTTACGGAGCGAGTAAAGCGGCTGTCGGCGCACTGACGAAGTCGCTCGCTGTCGAATGGGGCGACCGTGGCGTTTGTGTCAACGCAATCGCTCCCGGCATCTTTCCGACAGAGCTTAACCGTGCTCTACTCGACTCGCCGCGCGGCCATGAACTTCTCACGCGCACACCGATGAAGCGCTTTGGCGATGTAGAGGATGTTGTGGGTGGGGCGATCTATCTGGCCTCCGCAGAGAGCTCCTTCACAAACGGTTCCATCCTGACGATTGACGGTGGCTATATGGCAAGTGGAGTCAACCAGTAA